From Fusarium fujikuroi IMI 58289 draft genome, chromosome FFUJ_chr07, a single genomic window includes:
- a CDS encoding related to RMS1-regulatory protein encodes MGSTNFDGTSESFLHWFKSLPDATFSDAIKIVDLRGRNAGRVALGDIPAETTLFTIPRRGIINVETSELPKKIPDAFDLDKPDDDAPGLDSWSSLILIMIYEYLEGENSKWKPYFDVLPSSFDTPMFWSDNELDQLQASHMRHKIGKDEAENMFQKTLLPIIRSNSEIFNAGNKSDAELIEIAHRMGSTIMAYAFDLENDEEEEEEADGWVEDRDGKSMMGMVPMADILNADAEFNAHVNHEEDSLTVTSLRPIKAGEEILNYYGPHPNSELLRRYGYVTEKHSRYDVVEIPWDIVESALSANFGIPSQVLEQIRGALEEDEEFEDTFVLERETGEVNSDGTFAESARFESMPEDLQEQLKTFLKGIKKAQPDAIPDKRKREEIHQAVLAKTLEALVARYPTSISEDEALLKQDLNQRTRMAIAVRLGEKKLLQEAITASSGDVEMTMEDESGPAKRAKR; translated from the exons atGGGTTCTACAAATTTTGACGGTACAAGCGAAAGCTTTTTGCACTGGTTCAAGTCTCTGCCAGATGCTACATTCTCCGACGCCATCAAAATTGTTGATCTTCGTGGCCGCAATGCTGGTCGTG TCGCTCTCGGGGATATCCCTGCGGAAACAACTCTGTTTACCATTCCGAGAAGAGGAATCATCAATGTTGAAACCTCGGAGCTACCAAAAAAGATTCCGGATGCTTTTGATCTCGACAAGCCTGACGACGACGCACCGGGATTGGATTCTTGGAGTTCGCTTATCCTCATCATGATTTACGAGTATCTTGAAGGCGAAAACTCCAAGTGGAAGCCTTATTTCGATGTTCTTCCTTCGTCATTTGATACGCCCATGTTTTGGTCCGACAATGAGCTTGACCAGCTTCAGGCCAGTCATATGCGACACAAGATCGGCAAAGATGAGGCTGAAAATATGTTCCAAAAGACGCTGCTCCCCATTATTAGAAGCAACTCTGAGATTTTCAACGCCGGAAACAAGAGTGATGCAGAGCTTATTGAGATTGCCCACCGGATGGGCAGCACCATTATGGCGTATgcttttgatcttgagaacgacgaggaagaggaggaggaggctgatgGTTGGGTGGAAGACCGAGACGGAAAGTCAATGATGGGAATGGTGCCAATGGCGGATATTCTGAATGCCGACGCCGAATTCAAC GCTCACGTCAACCACGAAGAGGACAGTCTCACCGTGACCAGCTTGAGGCCCATCAAGGCGGGTGAAGAGATTCTCAACTACTATGGTCCTCACCCGAACTCGGAGCTCCTAAGAAGATACGGATACGTTACCGAGAAGCATTCCCGTTATGATGTTGTCGAGATTCCTTGGGACATTGTCGAGTCAGCTCTGTCCGCCAACTTTGGCATCCCAAGTCAAGTCTTGGAGCAGATT CGTGGCGCTCttgaagaggacgaagaatTTGAAGACACATTCGTTTTGGAGCGAGAAACAGGCGAGGTCAACTCGGACGGCACCTTTGCTGAGTCTGCTCGATTCGAAAGCATGCCCgaagatcttcaagaacaactcAAGACATTCCTCAAAGGTATAAAGAAAGCACAACCCGATGCTATCCCCGACAAgcgaaagagagaagagatccACCAAGCTGTGCTGGCCAAGACATTGGAGGCTCTCGTAGCAAGATACCCGACAAGCATTTCCGAAGACGAAGCTCTACTCAAACAAGACCTCAACCAACGAACTCGCATGGCTATTGCTGTCAgacttggagagaagaaactACTTCAAGAAGCCATTACCGCATCTTCTGGCGACGTTGAGATGACAATGGAGGACGAATCTGGACCAGCCAAGCGTGCAAAGCGTTGA
- a CDS encoding probable UV-endonuclease UVE-1 yields MTSKRKRTGDHPPPPIPEVPDTPRRSSRRIKDAAERPKSDTDPMKAASPKKTKAVWDTGEGVEEAMRELSEMEQKLQTAVRRQRLAVESSDLHVKKEAADEPDIRPKMYAPNQDTVVSRGNLEGKSKVANSVPLDEYDAKLAAGDVADAKGEDDGMDRGANRPPPVNSETLPLPWKGRLGYACLNTYLRNATPAVFSSRTCRMASIVEHRHPLTNPDEPEHPTKNRPDKNKPADHERGLKYVQDLGLANARDIVKMIRWNVKYGIRFMRLSSEMFPFASHPEHGYKLAPFASDVLAEAGRVAGELNHRVTTHPGQFTQIGSPRKEVVAAAIRDLEYHDEMLTLLKLPKQLDRDAVMILHMGGVYGDKQATVDRFKENYAKLSDSVKRRLVLENDDVAWSVHDLLPVCEELNIPLVLDYHHHNIIFDPSIREGSQDIIGLYDRIKATWTKKGITQKMHYSEQTSSAVTPRDRRKHSARVKTLPPCAPDMDLMIEAKDKEQAVFELMRNFKLPGWDTFNNIVPYERPDESRKAVKKKAKKGKKANGVNGEAEDDIEVPEKIVSAEDFGMGGPQARVYWPEGMEEWLRPKKREIKKAKEGKDGTPAVKQNGDEE; encoded by the exons ATGACCTCAAAACGGAAGAGAACTGGGGATCATCCGCCACCTCCGATACCTGAGGTGCCTGATACCCCCAGGAGAAGCAGTCGAAGAATAAAGGATGCTGCCGAACGGCCAAAGTCAGACACAGATCCAATGAAAGCTGCCAGcccaaagaaaacaaaggcTGTCTGGGATACAGGCGAAGGtgtcgaagaagccatgcGCGAGCTGAGCGAGATGGAACAAAAGCTGCAGACTGCCGTCAGAAGACAGCGTCTTGCTGTTGAGTCCTCAGATCTTCATGTAAAGAAGGAAGCCGCCGACGAACCTGATATCCGACCGAAGATGTATGCGCCGAACCAGGATACTGTTGTCTCCCGAGGAAACTTGGAGGGAAAGTCAAAAGTTGCCAACTCTGTACCACTGGATGAGTACGACGCCAAACTCGCTGCTGGCGATGTCGCTGATGCCAAAGGTGAAGACGACGGCATGGACCGAGGTGCCAACCGGCCTCCCCCTGTCAACAGTGAAACTCTCCCTCTACCATGGAAAGGAAGGTTAGGATAT GCATGCCTAAATACATACCTGCGCAATGCGACTCCTGCTGTCTTTTCCTCGAGGACCTGTCGCATGGCCTCCATTGTTGAACACCGACACCCTTTAACAAACCCTGATGAGCCAGAACACCCTACCAAGAATCGACCGGATAAGAACAAACCCGCAGACCACGAACGAGGACTCAAATACGTACAAGATTTGGGCTTGGCGAATGCAAGAGATATTGTCAAAATGATTCGATGGAATGTCAAGTATGGCATCAGATTTATGAGACTGAGTAGCGAGATGTTTCCATTTGCAAGTCATCCAGAACATGGTTACAAGCTAGCGCCCTTTGCGTCAGATGTGCTGGCTGAAGCTGGCAGAGTTGCTGGAGAGCTGAATCATCGTGTAACAACACATCCTGGACAATTCACACAGATTGGTTCTCCCCGCAAAGAAGTTGTTGCCGCTGCCATACGCGATCTAGAGTACCACGATGAGATGCTTACTCTACTCAAACTTCCCAAACAGCTTGACCGCGACGCTGTCATGATCCTGCATATGGGTGGCGTCTATGGCGACAAGCAAGCGACCGTTGACCGTTTCAAAGAGAACTACGCCAAGCTATCAGACAGTGTTAAGAGACGATTGGTGTTGgagaatgatgatgtcgCATGGAGTGTTCACGATCTGTTGCCTGTCTGCGAAGAACTCAACATTCCTCTGGTGCTCGACTACCACCATCACAACATCATCTTTGATCCATCGATAAGAGAAGGTTCCCAAGACATCATAGGCCTCTACGATCGTATCAAAGCTACCTGGACCAAGAAGGGAATCACCCAGAAAATGCACTACAGCGAGCAGACATCCAGTGCAGTCACACCAAGAGATCGTCGCAAGCATTCCGCCAGAGTCAAGACTCTCCCACCATGTGCCCCAGACATGGATCTAATGATAGAAGCTAAGGACAAAGAGCAAGCTGTTTTTGAACTGATGCGAAATTTTAAACTGCCAGGTTGGGACACTTTTAACAACATTGTACCATATGAACGACCAGATGAATCACGGAAAGCCGTCAaaaagaaggcaaagaagggcaagaaagcAAACGGCGTCAACGGAGAAGCGGAGGATGATATTGAAGTTCCTGAAAAGATTGTTAGCGCTGAAGATTTTGGCATGGGGGGTCCTCAAGCAAGAGTGTATTGGCCTGAAGGCATGGAAGAATGGCTGCGACCGAAGAAGCGCGAGATTAAGAAGGCAAAGGAGGGCAAAGATGGAACACCTGCGGTGAAGCAgaatggagatgaagaatga